A region of Flocculibacter collagenilyticus DNA encodes the following proteins:
- a CDS encoding site-specific integrase: MKKHVGRRPFSIMEVRALFSGYIYSDFLISHEQPRDWQFWLPLLAWFTGANSEELALIAKNDIAHHDQRYFVTVGNHSRLASRTLPLHHCLIDAGFIEWMNQQPGSPEQRLFSDLPTKNNRYSEKIRLWFSGDGDRQGYMQKCDIPSTDSQGKKTAFSSFRANFEAHIKQQCQRLQINPTNYLAYTLGTKVRGSTVSISQLDKPTLHHLIDSIGVPAQHISWQRFATRVH, translated from the coding sequence ATGAAGAAGCATGTTGGACGACGTCCGTTTTCAATTATGGAAGTGCGTGCCTTGTTTTCTGGTTATATTTACAGTGACTTTCTGATCTCTCATGAACAGCCTCGCGACTGGCAGTTTTGGCTTCCCTTACTCGCTTGGTTTACCGGTGCAAATAGCGAAGAGCTCGCATTAATCGCAAAAAACGACATCGCGCACCATGATCAGCGCTACTTTGTTACGGTTGGCAATCACAGTCGGCTTGCGTCTCGGACACTGCCTCTTCATCACTGTTTGATTGATGCAGGCTTTATAGAATGGATGAACCAACAACCAGGCAGCCCAGAACAGCGGTTGTTTAGCGACTTACCTACTAAAAATAACCGCTATAGTGAAAAAATACGACTATGGTTTAGTGGTGACGGTGATCGTCAGGGATATATGCAGAAATGTGATATTCCAAGTACTGACAGCCAAGGCAAAAAAACCGCCTTCAGCTCGTTTCGCGCAAATTTTGAAGCCCATATCAAGCAGCAGTGTCAACGTTTACAAATTAACCCTACTAATTACCTTGCTTATACATTGGGCACAAAGGTACGAGGCAGCACGGTATCCATCAGCCAGCTAGACAAACCAACACTTCATCATTTAATTGATAGCATTGGCGTGCCCGCACAACATATTTCATGGCAGCGCTTTGCCACACGTGTGCACTAA